From a single Chitinophaga sp. Cy-1792 genomic region:
- a CDS encoding DUF6850 family outer membrane beta-barrel protein, protein MKKISMLMPALLLSVVTFGQKEITADSIFNYEPAMSRYQWASQSIASLQFYTTSDVGIVKTGISNTAGGFRLAQLPQQHSVISFESEGIRTLGRFRVYGNFSYSRTSDDSIVWQLQGLPDLNRPYFLAARKAGNFERQQYRINGRVAYEAIPNKLLIGSGFYYLYNTAFRDIDPRPGVKDFELRVSPEVAIIAGKHILGLQPSVGYASENTQTSYRSKKYQYGLDSFPERRTYMVMGMGYHMPRPGSDQNIRTTSSSSGLKLTEMYQRNDWTLQASLAYDWRRYKTGTFLESSLKQSVWGTYTLEAYNFNLGIYKGNQHSLQLSAKVSAGEDINRYSNGNNQPPLNGNNYVYRATDVQLYYAYAGTAQKGLSFGFDAGAELQHSSRQDFLSTQQLDYTIITPAAGGTLNGQLKNNDHFKVKLTAGMYLPLQTTVAVAPLQIDELVTDVLYHDYYYWKSVAGSVGAKVVYISRRIFKTVPAGLSAEVKYIKKLNTDNYPLAEIREVGPYRLQYGVSFNIYL, encoded by the coding sequence ATGAAGAAGATATCAATGTTGATGCCGGCGCTGTTATTGTCTGTGGTGACCTTTGGCCAAAAGGAAATCACAGCAGACAGTATCTTTAATTATGAACCAGCAATGAGCCGCTATCAATGGGCATCACAGTCTATTGCCAGTTTACAGTTTTACACAACCAGTGATGTGGGAATTGTGAAAACAGGCATCAGCAATACAGCAGGAGGGTTCAGGCTGGCACAGCTGCCACAGCAACATTCGGTGATATCTTTTGAGAGCGAAGGTATTCGTACACTTGGCCGCTTCAGGGTATACGGGAATTTTTCATATAGCCGTACCAGCGATGACAGTATCGTCTGGCAACTGCAGGGATTACCTGACCTGAACCGGCCATACTTTCTTGCCGCCAGAAAGGCTGGGAATTTCGAACGGCAGCAGTATCGCATCAACGGGAGAGTAGCCTACGAGGCCATACCCAACAAACTATTAATAGGCAGTGGCTTTTATTATCTTTACAATACTGCTTTCAGGGATATCGATCCCCGGCCGGGAGTGAAGGATTTTGAGCTGCGTGTAAGCCCGGAAGTAGCCATCATAGCAGGTAAGCATATTCTTGGGCTGCAACCTTCTGTAGGGTATGCATCTGAAAATACGCAAACATCCTACCGCAGCAAAAAATACCAGTACGGGTTAGACAGCTTTCCGGAGCGTCGTACCTATATGGTGATGGGAATGGGCTATCATATGCCACGGCCGGGCTCCGACCAGAATATCCGTACCACCTCTTCTTCCTCAGGACTGAAACTAACAGAAATGTACCAGCGCAATGACTGGACGCTACAGGCATCCCTGGCGTATGACTGGCGCAGATATAAAACAGGGACTTTCCTGGAAAGCTCGCTGAAACAATCGGTCTGGGGAACATATACGCTGGAGGCATACAACTTTAACCTGGGGATTTACAAAGGAAATCAACATAGCTTGCAGCTGAGTGCAAAAGTTTCTGCCGGAGAGGATATCAACCGTTATTCCAACGGTAATAATCAGCCTCCCCTGAATGGGAACAACTACGTATACCGGGCCACTGATGTTCAGTTATATTACGCTTATGCCGGAACGGCACAAAAAGGCTTATCTTTTGGCTTTGATGCCGGAGCAGAGCTACAGCATTCATCCAGGCAGGATTTCCTGAGTACGCAGCAATTAGATTATACCATTATTACACCAGCAGCAGGAGGTACGTTGAATGGCCAGCTAAAAAATAATGACCACTTTAAAGTTAAGCTGACTGCGGGTATGTATCTGCCATTGCAAACGACGGTAGCAGTGGCGCCATTACAGATCGATGAATTGGTAACGGATGTATTGTACCACGATTATTATTATTGGAAAAGTGTAGCAGGTAGTGTGGGAGCAAAAGTGGTTTATATTTCCCGTAGAATATTTAAGACAGTACCGGCTGGATTAAGTGCGGAAGTAAAGTATATAAAGAAGTTAAATACAGATAATTATCCCCTGGCAGAAATCAGGGAAGTGGGGCCGTACCGTTTACAGTATGGAGTTTCATTTAATATTTATCTATAA
- a CDS encoding DUF4876 domain-containing protein: MRKILFTLLSALVLSACHKDKAAPLQPVDIAVSLQLSADNSVSIPYKGAVVTLTNATNNNKYKDSISTDTNTVFFQKMIPGTYNVSVELKLSPEAYLAATGQKVAGSVIYTGTLTAAAVSPENNLKVDIKTGGGSDSWVIKQIYYAGSDTKDGALFRDQFFEIYNNSDHVLYADSLYFAQVEGVSTASSSLDLSKGYYLKATGQWDWSLSAGNTVANANTDYVYSSMIFRIPGNGSTYPVQPGKSLIIAQTAINHKVPFTDINGKEVGVRNPDLTVDLSKADFDVYMGNFPGTNPLASDLNTSTTHVTVIANPNRDLILDNLGREGLIIFKTTADIKSTWKLLQTPDNNPKDTRLYFQIPKAGAQIFDAVEMQPTDIAKHTPKRLPADLDAGFAYVPNGAYSSQAILRKTQNKVDGRIVLQDTNNSILDFVVIKADPSKNAFTSK; this comes from the coding sequence ATGAGAAAAATTCTTTTTACACTGCTATCAGCTTTAGTTTTATCTGCCTGTCATAAAGATAAGGCAGCACCTTTGCAACCGGTGGATATTGCAGTGTCTTTACAGCTTTCTGCCGACAACAGTGTGAGCATCCCATATAAAGGAGCCGTTGTGACGCTTACTAATGCGACCAACAATAATAAGTATAAAGACAGTATCAGTACAGATACCAATACTGTATTTTTTCAGAAGATGATCCCGGGGACTTATAATGTTTCTGTAGAGCTGAAACTATCTCCGGAAGCATATCTGGCTGCAACGGGCCAGAAAGTGGCAGGAAGTGTCATTTACACGGGTACATTAACAGCAGCTGCTGTGTCGCCGGAGAATAATCTGAAAGTAGACATCAAAACAGGTGGTGGTTCCGACAGCTGGGTGATCAAGCAGATTTACTATGCAGGTTCGGATACAAAAGATGGTGCATTGTTCAGAGACCAGTTTTTTGAGATATACAATAATTCAGATCATGTACTGTATGCCGATAGTCTTTATTTCGCGCAGGTGGAAGGGGTTAGTACCGCTTCAAGCAGTCTGGATCTTTCAAAGGGGTATTACCTGAAAGCTACCGGTCAGTGGGATTGGTCGCTGTCTGCCGGTAATACCGTTGCCAATGCCAATACGGATTATGTTTATTCTTCGATGATTTTCCGTATTCCCGGCAACGGCAGCACCTATCCCGTACAGCCAGGAAAGAGCCTTATCATAGCGCAAACAGCCATCAACCACAAGGTACCGTTTACCGATATTAACGGAAAAGAAGTAGGCGTAAGAAATCCGGATCTTACTGTAGACCTGAGCAAGGCGGACTTTGATGTATATATGGGTAATTTCCCTGGTACAAATCCATTGGCATCTGACCTCAATACTTCCACTACACACGTTACCGTTATCGCTAATCCTAACCGCGATCTCATTCTTGATAACCTCGGCAGAGAAGGGCTGATAATATTTAAGACTACCGCTGATATTAAATCTACCTGGAAACTATTGCAGACACCTGACAACAATCCTAAAGATACCAGGTTGTATTTCCAGATTCCAAAAGCTGGTGCTCAGATTTTTGATGCAGTGGAAATGCAGCCGACAGATATAGCAAAGCACACGCCTAAGCGTCTTCCTGCTGATCTGGATGCGGGATTTGCGTATGTGCCCAATGGTGCATACAGTAGTCAGGCTATCCTGCGAAAAACACAGAATAAAGTTGATGGACGTATCGTATTGCAGGATACCAATAATTCTATCCTGGACTTTGTGGTCATCAAGGCAGACCCTTCCAAAAATGCATTTACCAGTAAATAA
- a CDS encoding TonB-dependent receptor — protein sequence MKKKASMYMSVLCLLLEIPSIYAQQARYTVSGYVRDKKNGETLIGISIGKPGTSIGTVTNQYGFYSLTLPAGDQELQFSYIGYNTFKTTVHLQQHAKLDVSLEPASSQLNEVTVKGSSAEKSINSLNTSVNRLDIQQMKKLPTFLGEVDVLRAIQTLPGVQTVGDGASGFNVRGGNSDENLILLDEAPVYNATHMLGFFSVFNPDAVKSLDLIKGGFPAAYGGRTSSVLDIRMKDGNNQQFNMNGGIGNIFSRLSVEAPIVKDKSSFIVAARRSYIDVLMKPFTSGDMKDTKLNFYDLTAKANFKFNDNNTLFLSGYLGRDVFGLGNDINMSWGNATATLRWNHVFNNKLFLNLSTYYSKYDYSLRFTNLSNKSSNEPEQGYDWTSNIINYGLKPSFTWFINAHNTIHFGAQGVYYTIKPGTGVGIQGDTRNVKQLADQHALESAVYIDHEYKPDTHFGIQYGARVSVYQLLGAGTAYYYADTTPGVRKRLIAQKNYGDWAFMKRYLYFEPRISMRYAFTAEHAVKLAYSRTTQFMHQLSNTASPTPLDIWTPSTNNIQPMVADQYTAGYFYNAPNDKYEFSAEVFYKWIDHQVDYIDNANLQLNPQIEADLLPSKGRAYGLELFAKKDIGNTTGWISYTLSRTERRTPGISLSEWFLNRYDRTHNVNVTATHKVSKRVSVSGNFVFASGTPATFADNRLEFQGWDIPYNSTDKRNGYRLAPYNRLDLSLTLRGKQLHRWKGEWVFSVYNVYARRNAYTVYFRQDPDDPTKKEAVRLSIIGTIIPGITYNFSF from the coding sequence ATGAAAAAGAAGGCGAGCATGTATATGTCTGTGCTATGTCTGCTGCTGGAGATACCCTCCATATACGCACAACAGGCCAGATATACCGTCAGTGGATACGTAAGAGATAAAAAGAACGGAGAGACGCTGATAGGCATATCTATTGGAAAACCAGGTACCAGCATCGGTACCGTTACCAATCAATATGGTTTTTATTCCCTGACATTGCCTGCCGGCGATCAGGAATTGCAATTCAGTTATATTGGTTACAATACTTTTAAAACAACCGTACACCTGCAGCAGCATGCCAAACTGGATGTTAGCCTGGAACCCGCCAGCAGCCAGCTAAACGAAGTTACCGTTAAAGGCAGCAGCGCAGAGAAAAGTATCAACTCACTCAACACCAGCGTCAACCGGCTGGATATTCAGCAGATGAAAAAATTACCCACTTTTCTGGGGGAAGTAGATGTGTTGCGTGCCATCCAGACTTTGCCCGGCGTGCAAACTGTTGGCGACGGCGCTTCCGGGTTTAATGTACGCGGAGGAAACAGCGACGAAAACCTGATCCTGCTGGATGAAGCGCCTGTGTACAACGCCACTCATATGCTGGGTTTCTTTTCGGTATTTAATCCCGATGCGGTGAAAAGCCTGGACCTCATCAAAGGCGGCTTCCCGGCGGCATATGGCGGAAGAACATCTTCCGTACTCGATATCCGCATGAAGGATGGTAATAATCAGCAGTTTAATATGAATGGTGGTATCGGCAATATCTTCAGCCGGTTATCTGTGGAAGCACCGATCGTAAAAGATAAATCGTCTTTTATTGTGGCAGCCAGAAGGTCGTATATTGATGTACTCATGAAACCCTTTACCTCAGGGGATATGAAAGATACCAAACTGAACTTTTATGATCTTACTGCAAAGGCGAACTTTAAATTCAATGATAATAATACCCTCTTTCTGAGTGGCTACCTGGGCAGGGATGTATTCGGACTGGGAAATGATATCAACATGAGCTGGGGTAATGCCACGGCCACTTTACGCTGGAACCATGTGTTCAATAATAAACTCTTTCTGAATCTTTCTACCTACTACAGCAAATATGATTATAGTCTGCGCTTTACCAACCTCAGCAACAAATCATCGAATGAACCGGAACAGGGTTACGACTGGACATCCAACATTATCAACTATGGGCTGAAGCCTTCGTTTACCTGGTTTATAAATGCACATAATACCATTCATTTTGGGGCACAAGGTGTTTACTATACCATAAAACCCGGCACTGGTGTAGGTATACAGGGAGACACCCGCAACGTGAAGCAGCTGGCCGATCAGCACGCACTGGAATCTGCTGTATACATCGACCATGAATATAAGCCCGACACACATTTCGGGATACAATACGGCGCCCGTGTTTCTGTCTATCAGCTACTGGGAGCAGGCACGGCCTACTACTATGCAGACACCACGCCCGGCGTGCGTAAGCGCCTCATTGCACAAAAAAATTATGGCGACTGGGCATTCATGAAAAGGTACCTCTACTTTGAACCGCGTATATCCATGCGTTATGCATTTACGGCCGAACATGCCGTAAAGCTGGCCTATAGCAGAACAACGCAGTTCATGCACCAGCTGTCCAATACCGCCTCTCCAACACCACTGGATATCTGGACGCCAAGTACCAATAATATTCAGCCAATGGTAGCTGACCAGTATACCGCAGGGTATTTTTATAATGCGCCGAATGATAAATATGAGTTTTCCGCAGAAGTATTTTATAAGTGGATAGATCACCAGGTAGATTATATCGATAATGCCAACCTGCAGTTAAATCCCCAGATAGAAGCGGATTTGCTGCCATCGAAAGGACGGGCATACGGGCTGGAGCTGTTTGCAAAGAAAGACATCGGGAACACGACGGGATGGATCAGTTATACACTTTCCCGCACCGAACGCAGAACGCCGGGTATCAGTCTGAGTGAATGGTTCCTGAACAGGTACGACCGTACACATAATGTAAACGTTACTGCTACACATAAGGTCAGCAAGCGTGTATCCGTTTCCGGTAATTTTGTTTTTGCCTCCGGAACACCGGCCACCTTCGCTGATAACCGCCTTGAATTCCAGGGTTGGGATATCCCTTACAATAGTACGGACAAGCGCAATGGCTATCGCCTGGCGCCTTACAACCGCCTGGACCTCTCGCTGACACTCCGTGGAAAGCAGCTACACCGCTGGAAAGGGGAATGGGTGTTCTCTGTCTATAATGTTTATGCCAGACGCAATGCCTATACCGTTTACTTCCGGCAGGATCCGGACGACCCGACAAAAAAAGAAGCCGTAAGGCTTTCCATCATCGGTACCATCATTCCTGGTATCACCTATAATTTCAGTTTCTGA
- a CDS encoding DUF4249 domain-containing protein, whose product MRKIICFISLVLLAGFTACEDNIGLDVPEGKSLPVVDAWITTEQGIQSIRMTMSVPYADPDSAPVIRDAKIILNDLTTGSSYPFTFNNGAYTYDASAKPIGYVGHVYKIHIEYQHEILEGVDSLKRVPPVDSILFGHKTKEEAVSGVEGFYAKFFAVDFPGEGDYYWIRSYRNDTLHRVEDLLSIDGSLAGGISDGTPFILPLTQRITDYDRPFKLNETVIVRLSALSKNSYDFLWQVYQQLNAGGLFAKVLENVPTNIQNTDPKGKVKVLGWFGTSAVSRGERKIK is encoded by the coding sequence ATGAGAAAAATAATCTGCTTTATATCGCTGGTATTGCTGGCAGGTTTTACGGCCTGTGAGGACAACATTGGCCTGGATGTACCTGAAGGGAAGTCGCTTCCCGTAGTGGACGCCTGGATTACCACGGAGCAGGGGATTCAAAGTATACGTATGACGATGTCGGTGCCTTATGCCGATCCCGATTCTGCGCCCGTTATAAGAGATGCGAAAATCATTTTAAATGACCTTACCACCGGCAGTAGTTATCCTTTTACGTTTAACAACGGTGCATATACCTACGATGCCAGCGCCAAACCTATTGGCTATGTAGGACACGTATATAAAATACATATTGAGTACCAGCACGAAATACTGGAAGGGGTGGACTCACTTAAAAGAGTACCACCGGTTGATTCTATTTTATTTGGTCATAAAACCAAGGAAGAAGCTGTATCCGGTGTAGAAGGCTTCTATGCTAAATTTTTTGCGGTAGACTTTCCCGGAGAAGGTGATTATTACTGGATCAGGTCGTACAGGAATGATACCCTGCACCGGGTGGAAGACCTGCTGTCTATTGATGGTTCACTGGCAGGAGGTATTTCAGATGGAACACCTTTTATTCTGCCGCTCACCCAGCGTATCACAGATTATGACCGTCCTTTCAAGCTGAATGAAACGGTCATTGTGCGTTTATCGGCGCTGAGTAAAAACAGTTATGATTTTTTGTGGCAGGTATATCAGCAGCTGAATGCGGGAGGTTTGTTTGCGAAGGTGCTGGAGAATGTGCCTACGAATATACAGAATACCGATCCTAAGGGTAAGGTAAAGGTACTCGGCTGGTTTGGTACATCTGCGGTAAGCAGGGGAGAAAGAAAAATTAAATAA
- a CDS encoding MFS transporter, which produces MKREIPFSGEQKLIVLMLALTQFTVVLDFMVLSPLGDMLMKSMQIKPDHFGIVVAAYAFSAGASGLLTAGFADKFDRKKLLIFFYAGFMLGTLCCGLSTNYPMLVASRTITGIFGGVIGSISMAIVTDLFPLEQRGRVIGFAQMGFGASQVLGIPVSLYIANRWGWESPFFMVVILAAIIMGMIVFKLPPVTAHLKLQHDRSIVQHLLNTVKKKDYRIAFTATALLSIGGFMMMPFGSTYAINNLHVTQEQLPILFTASGCASLVIMPLIGKLSDRVDKFGLYTVAACWLMVMVVIYTNINPQPLWVLIIINILMLGGILARMVPATTMVTAIPVMEDRGAFMSINASLQQIAGGVAAVLTGWIVTRKDNFSPLEHYDTVGWVVVGFSLVSIVLLGRVSKMVKAKQARSEQPPVSPEAISEIA; this is translated from the coding sequence ATGAAAAGAGAAATCCCCTTTAGTGGTGAGCAGAAGCTCATCGTATTAATGTTAGCCCTTACTCAGTTCACCGTAGTTTTAGATTTCATGGTATTGTCGCCATTGGGAGATATGCTGATGAAATCCATGCAGATAAAGCCTGATCATTTCGGGATTGTAGTGGCGGCCTACGCCTTCAGTGCCGGTGCTTCCGGCCTGCTCACGGCGGGCTTTGCAGATAAGTTTGACCGTAAGAAACTGCTGATATTCTTTTATGCCGGCTTTATGTTGGGCACATTATGCTGCGGCCTTTCTACAAATTATCCCATGTTGGTGGCATCGCGTACCATCACCGGTATTTTTGGTGGCGTAATAGGTTCTATTTCCATGGCTATTGTGACGGACCTGTTTCCGCTGGAGCAGCGTGGCCGCGTGATAGGCTTTGCCCAGATGGGTTTTGGTGCCAGCCAGGTATTAGGTATTCCTGTTAGTTTATATATCGCTAACCGCTGGGGCTGGGAATCACCTTTCTTTATGGTGGTGATACTGGCTGCGATTATAATGGGTATGATTGTATTCAAGTTGCCTCCTGTAACGGCACACCTGAAATTGCAGCACGACAGGTCTATTGTACAACACCTGTTAAACACCGTAAAGAAAAAGGATTATCGTATAGCCTTTACTGCTACTGCGTTGTTATCTATCGGTGGCTTTATGATGATGCCATTCGGAAGTACCTATGCGATCAACAATCTGCATGTAACACAGGAGCAATTGCCGATACTGTTTACGGCTTCCGGTTGTGCATCGCTGGTAATTATGCCGCTGATAGGTAAACTGAGCGACCGGGTAGATAAATTCGGACTGTACACCGTTGCCGCCTGCTGGCTGATGGTAATGGTGGTTATCTACACTAATATCAACCCACAACCTTTGTGGGTACTGATTATCATCAACATACTGATGCTGGGTGGTATCCTTGCACGTATGGTACCTGCCACCACCATGGTAACGGCTATTCCTGTCATGGAAGACAGAGGTGCGTTTATGAGTATCAACGCATCGCTGCAACAGATTGCCGGTGGTGTAGCCGCTGTATTGACCGGATGGATCGTAACACGAAAAGATAACTTTTCGCCACTAGAGCACTATGATACCGTTGGCTGGGTGGTCGTTGGTTTTAGTCTGGTCAGTATTGTACTGTTAGGCAGGGTAAGTAAAATGGTGAAGGCTAAGCAGGCCAGGTCCGAACAACCTCCTGTATCGCCGGAAGCTATTTCGGAAATCGCTTAA
- a CDS encoding cytochrome-c peroxidase has protein sequence MKRTIIIITCLLMLVFASALTTGSSHVQQEADSLRALYARPVAMWPMPVIDSGVQWKELEAILPDTNLPRLLEQPDVNLGKMLFFDPRLSGSNQISCSSCHDPDLAWADGRRVSLGNDHLQGSRNTPSLLNIGEAHRTFFWDGRSESLEDQAINPIATHHEMNMEPPLLAEKLGKIAGYKNLFQLAYGADNITIDRIVQALAAFEATIKSRTSRFDLFVMGNYKRLSDQEIQGLHLFRTKARCMNCHNGKYFTDDAFHNIGLTYYQRKYEDLGRYTITGDPADVGRFRTPSLRDVMLTRPWMHNGLFDNIEGVINIYNSGMQMMKPKPGQEQDTLFPHTDKLMQPLHLSTDEKQALIAFLQSITGAPYKMRRPEHLPQ, from the coding sequence ATGAAACGAACGATCATTATTATTACCTGTTTGCTGATGCTGGTGTTTGCGTCGGCATTGACAACGGGTAGCAGCCACGTGCAACAGGAAGCAGATAGCCTGCGTGCTTTGTATGCGCGACCAGTGGCAATGTGGCCGATGCCGGTCATCGATTCCGGGGTACAATGGAAAGAGCTGGAAGCGATTTTACCGGATACAAATCTGCCGCGCTTATTGGAGCAACCGGATGTTAACCTGGGGAAGATGCTATTTTTTGACCCGCGATTGTCGGGTAGTAACCAGATCAGCTGCAGTAGCTGTCATGATCCGGACCTGGCATGGGCAGATGGCCGCAGGGTTTCCCTGGGTAATGATCATTTGCAGGGCAGCCGCAACACCCCTTCACTGCTCAATATTGGTGAGGCACACCGTACTTTTTTTTGGGATGGGAGGTCTGAAAGCCTGGAAGATCAGGCTATCAACCCTATTGCCACACATCATGAAATGAATATGGAGCCGCCGTTACTGGCAGAGAAACTTGGAAAAATTGCCGGATATAAAAATCTGTTTCAGCTGGCGTATGGTGCTGATAATATTACAATAGATAGAATTGTACAGGCCCTGGCTGCTTTTGAAGCAACGATAAAGAGTCGTACCAGCAGGTTCGATTTGTTTGTAATGGGTAATTATAAACGACTGAGCGATCAGGAGATACAGGGATTGCATTTATTCCGTACCAAGGCCAGGTGCATGAATTGTCATAATGGTAAATATTTTACGGATGATGCATTTCATAATATCGGGCTTACTTATTATCAGCGTAAGTATGAGGATCTGGGAAGATATACCATCACTGGCGATCCTGCAGATGTAGGACGTTTCAGGACGCCGTCGTTACGTGATGTGATGCTGACCAGGCCATGGATGCATAACGGGCTGTTTGATAATATCGAAGGAGTGATCAATATTTATAACAGTGGCATGCAGATGATGAAGCCCAAGCCTGGGCAGGAGCAGGACACTTTGTTTCCGCATACAGACAAACTGATGCAGCCTTTGCATCTTAGTACAGACGAAAAGCAGGCACTGATTGCATTTTTGCAGTCTATAACCGGAGCGCCTTATAAGATGAGAAGGCCGGAACATCTGCCACAGTAA
- a CDS encoding GNAT family N-acetyltransferase, producing the protein MNNNTPTIHTERLILRRFTENDVVAFRDLMNDPAVNTFIPVFPFETLTAAQDYLREYYLKTYDAPLGFRYAICLKENDTPIGYVNVSPDDSHDFGYALQQSWWHKGIVTEAAKAVVEAIRKSGIPYLTATHDVSNPRSGNVMKNLGMKYCYSYEEQWQPKNKLVIFRMYQLNLDENSDFVYQQYWLKYPHHFVEENV; encoded by the coding sequence ATGAATAATAACACCCCCACTATCCATACAGAACGACTGATACTCAGGCGGTTTACTGAAAATGATGTGGTAGCTTTCCGGGACCTCATGAATGATCCGGCGGTAAATACCTTCATTCCGGTATTTCCGTTTGAAACATTGACCGCAGCACAGGACTACCTCCGGGAGTATTACCTGAAAACCTACGACGCTCCCCTGGGCTTCCGGTATGCCATATGTTTGAAAGAAAATGACACCCCTATAGGGTATGTCAATGTAAGTCCGGACGACAGCCACGATTTTGGCTATGCCTTACAACAGTCCTGGTGGCATAAAGGCATTGTTACAGAAGCAGCAAAGGCCGTGGTGGAAGCTATCCGCAAGAGCGGCATCCCCTACCTTACCGCCACGCATGATGTCAGCAATCCCAGGAGCGGCAACGTCATGAAAAATCTCGGCATGAAGTATTGCTATTCCTACGAGGAACAGTGGCAACCTAAGAATAAGCTGGTCATCTTCCGGATGTACCAGCTAAACTTAGACGAAAATTCCGATTTTGTCTATCAGCAATACTGGCTAAAATACCCGCATCATTTTGTGGAAGAAAACGTGTAA
- a CDS encoding TetR/AcrR family transcriptional regulator yields MRYRDEDKIQRIKEKAIEMIAKEGYENFGINRLAKAAGVSPATIYIYYKDKDDLIANIVSEASDGMVQAIFHDFDPEASFEEGLWKQWKNRASYCLKEPLLNCFMERMRNTDIGNIQQVQINNQMKEYSAAFMSKAYERGELTRMSLEVYWSVAFAPLYTLIRFHQQGKSFDRRPFQLTDDILREAFDRVIKSFK; encoded by the coding sequence ATGCGATATAGAGATGAAGATAAAATTCAGCGGATCAAGGAGAAAGCTATTGAAATGATAGCGAAGGAGGGGTATGAAAACTTCGGGATAAACCGGCTGGCGAAGGCGGCGGGGGTATCACCGGCAACGATCTATATCTATTACAAAGACAAGGACGACCTGATTGCGAATATTGTATCTGAGGCGAGTGATGGCATGGTGCAGGCGATTTTTCATGATTTTGACCCGGAAGCCAGTTTTGAGGAAGGGTTATGGAAGCAGTGGAAGAACAGGGCCAGCTACTGCCTGAAGGAGCCGTTACTGAACTGTTTTATGGAACGTATGCGTAATACAGATATAGGCAACATCCAGCAGGTACAGATCAATAACCAGATGAAGGAGTATTCCGCTGCATTTATGTCTAAGGCATATGAAAGGGGAGAGCTGACCCGTATGTCGCTGGAAGTATACTGGTCTGTGGCATTTGCGCCGCTGTATACCCTTATTCGTTTTCATCAGCAAGGCAAGAGCTTTGACAGGCGCCCATTCCAGCTTACTGATGACATATTGAGAGAAGCTTTTGATCGCGTCATAAAATCTTTTAAATAA